In Fervidobacterium sp., the sequence TTTTAACCTACTTGATGAAAAGGAGCTTTGGAAAGAGGAACCTGGTGGTGAAGACGAAATTGCTAAATTAGATGCAAAGATAGAAAAAGTTTCAAACGAAATAATCACACTACTTCTTCCTGATGATGAATTTAGAGATAGGAATGTATTTCTCGAAATACGTGCAGGAACTGGTGGAGAAGAAGCGGCCCTGTTTGCCGGTGATTTGCTAAGAATGTATTTGAGATACGCTGAAATAAAGGGTTGGGTTACAGAAATCATAGACGAAAGCAAATCGGATTTAGGCGGTTATAAAGAAGTAGTTGTAAGAATTAGAGGAAAAAATTGTGGAACTTACATGAAGTACGAAAGAGGAGTACACAGGGTTCAAAGAATACCAGTAACAGAATCTGGAGGAAGGATACACACTTCAACTGCAACTGTTGCTGTTCTTCCTGAAATGAAAGATGTGGACGTTTACATAGACCCGAAAGACATAAGGATAGATACATATAGAGCATCTGGAGCGGGAGGACAATACGTTAATAAAACAGAGTCAGCTATTAGAATAACCCACATCCCAACAGGAATCGTAGTTACTTGTCAATCAGAGCGTTCACAACATCAAAACAAAGAAAAGGCCTTAATGGTTCTAAGGGCAAAACTGTACGAACTTGCGCGAAAAGAACAAGATGAAAAGCTTTCTTTCCAAAGGAAGACACAAATTGGAAGTGGTGAAAGAAGTGAAAAAATAAGGACTTACAACTTTCCTCAAAACAGGGTAACAGATCATAGAATTAACTTAACCATTTACAATTTACAAGCGGTGCTTGACGGAGATCTCGATTTGATAATACCTAAGTTGATGCAATTTGATATAGAAGAACAATTAAGAGAACTTGGAATACTGACCGAGGTGGAGGGATAAAAGTGCTAAACATCGTAGAACATCCGTTGATTAAGCATAAATTAACACTTATGAGGAAGAAAGAAACAGGTCCGAAAGAATTTAGAGAGCTCTTAAGAGAAATAACTTTACTTATTGCATATGAAGCAACAAGACACATTCAAGTATACGAAATTGAAGTCGAAACACCTCTTGAAAAAACGAAAGGATACTACATAAACGACAAAGACATTGTTGTAATACCTATACTGAGAGCGGGGTTAGGAATGGTTGATGGTATACTTGAGCTATTACCAAACGCCTCAGTTGGACATATAGGTATCTACAGAGACCCAGTCACACTAAAAGCGGTTGATTATTATTTTAAAACTCCAAAACTTCATGACAAAAGCGAAATATTCATTCTTGATCCAATGCTTGCAACAGGGGTATCAGCCATCGATGCGATAACAAAAGTCAAAGAGCTCGGTGGTAAGCAGATCACATTTATTTCTCTTATATCCTCTCCCGAAGGGGTTAATGCTATCCAGCAAACACATCCCGATGTGAATATATACACTGCTTCGCTTGACAGACAACTTAACGATCATGGATACATCCTTCCTGGACTGGGAGACGCCGGCGATAGACTGTTTAGAACAAAATAAAACGTAGCTTTATAGGGCTACCGGAGGTGTATTTGATTTGACTGAAGGAATAAACATGAAACAGTTAGAAGAAATGACCATGAGAGAATTGTACGAATTGGCAAGGAAATATGACATTCCACGATACACGAGCATGAGAAAACAAGATCTCATATTCGAAATCTTGGAGGCAAAGGCAAAGGCCGAAGGATATTTTTTTGGAGAAGGAGTTCTTGAAATTGCTCCAGATGGTTATGGATTTTTGAGAAGTCTCGAAACAATGCTATCTGGTCCAAAAGATATATACGTATCTCAGTCGCAAATAAGAAAGTTCAACCTCAACACTGGAGACATCGTTTCTGGAGTGATACGTCCACCCAAAGAAGGCGAACGATTTAATGCAATGATAAAAATTGAAGCGATAAATTATAAACCTCCAGAGTTTGCTGACGAAAGGGTAAACTTCGAAAACCTCACGCCAGATTATCCAAAAGAGCGCTACATACTCGAAACGGAAAAGGACATTTATTCAACAAGACTAATAGATTTATTTGCACCCATTGGAAGAGGCCAACGAGGGATGATAGTCGCTCCACCAAAGACAGGAAAAACAACTATACTTAAAGAGATAGCAAATGGAATAGCAGCTAACCATCCTGATACAATTAGAATAGTTCTCCTCATTGATGAACGTCCCGAAGAGGTAACTGATATAAAAGAATCTGTAGATGCAAAAGTCATAGCTGCCCCGTTTGATATGCCCTCTGATAAGCAAATAAAAATAGCAGAACTTACGCTTGAGATGTGTAAAAGACTTGTTGAGTACGGAAACCATGTCGTAGTGCTTCTTGATAGTCTTACAAGACTTGGAAGGGTATATAACATAACCGTACCGCCAAGCGGCAAACTATTAACTGGCGGAGTTGATCCTGCAGCTTTGTACAGACCAAAACACTTTTTTGGAGCAGCAAGAAATACACGTGAAGGTGGAAGTCTGACAATCATTGCGACAGCACTAATAGAAACTGGTTCTAAAATGGACGAAGTAATATTTGAAGAATTCAAAGGGACAGGTAACATGGAACTTGTGCTTTCAAGACAGCTTGCAAATAAAAGAGTCTTCCCTGCTATCAATCTTTCACTTTCAGGTACAAGGAAAGAAGAGCTTTTGCTAGAACCTAATAGCTTAAAGAAAATTTGGATACTCAGACGCATG encodes:
- the prfA gene encoding peptide chain release factor 1: MENIKDWVRKTLEELEKKMTENLEIKEMIKVSADFTKFKEIDELINEYFNLLDEKELWKEEPGGEDEIAKLDAKIEKVSNEIITLLLPDDEFRDRNVFLEIRAGTGGEEAALFAGDLLRMYLRYAEIKGWVTEIIDESKSDLGGYKEVVVRIRGKNCGTYMKYERGVHRVQRIPVTESGGRIHTSTATVAVLPEMKDVDVYIDPKDIRIDTYRASGAGGQYVNKTESAIRITHIPTGIVVTCQSERSQHQNKEKALMVLRAKLYELARKEQDEKLSFQRKTQIGSGERSEKIRTYNFPQNRVTDHRINLTIYNLQAVLDGDLDLIIPKLMQFDIEEQLRELGILTEVEG
- the rho gene encoding transcription termination factor Rho, translating into MKQLEEMTMRELYELARKYDIPRYTSMRKQDLIFEILEAKAKAEGYFFGEGVLEIAPDGYGFLRSLETMLSGPKDIYVSQSQIRKFNLNTGDIVSGVIRPPKEGERFNAMIKIEAINYKPPEFADERVNFENLTPDYPKERYILETEKDIYSTRLIDLFAPIGRGQRGMIVAPPKTGKTTILKEIANGIAANHPDTIRIVLLIDERPEEVTDIKESVDAKVIAAPFDMPSDKQIKIAELTLEMCKRLVEYGNHVVVLLDSLTRLGRVYNITVPPSGKLLTGGVDPAALYRPKHFFGAARNTREGGSLTIIATALIETGSKMDEVIFEEFKGTGNMELVLSRQLANKRVFPAINLSLSGTRKEELLLEPNSLKKIWILRRMLSSMAEEEGLKLIISKLKETRSNDEFLALIDAQKTV
- the upp gene encoding uracil phosphoribosyltransferase, giving the protein MKVLNIVEHPLIKHKLTLMRKKETGPKEFRELLREITLLIAYEATRHIQVYEIEVETPLEKTKGYYINDKDIVVIPILRAGLGMVDGILELLPNASVGHIGIYRDPVTLKAVDYYFKTPKLHDKSEIFILDPMLATGVSAIDAITKVKELGGKQITFISLISSPEGVNAIQQTHPDVNIYTASLDRQLNDHGYILPGLGDAGDRLFRTK